The following is a genomic window from Adhaeribacter radiodurans.
GTCGGATCCGTTTTTTATGGTATATTTTTATTTATTTACTCTTACTTTATTGATCAGAGCTTTACAGCCGACTTGCGATTGATGGACCTTTTTGGATCTAACCTATCGCCTTTAATGATTTTTGGGGCCAATTCTTTATTGGGCATGATTGTAGGTACATTTACCGGCTATATTACCATGATGTACTTCGATCGTTCGCGCCGGGAAGCTAAAGATTTTTAATTTCTTCTGTAAAAATTTAATATTGTTTAAAAGCCGTAATCACCTGATTACGGCATTTTTATTTATTAGGGTAAAGGTTGTTCAAAAGTTATTTCACTAACCTGTTCTAAGGCATTAAACCGTACCAGTAATTTATTTGCTGTAGATAATTCGAGTTTATTTTGGCATTGATTACCCGGTTGCACGTAATAATAATAAATGCGCTCATTGTTGGCCAGCAAAGCCTCGCTGTCCGGTTTGCCCAGCACTCCCATTAATTGCGAAATAGCTAACCCACGAAGCTTTGGGGTTATCTTTTTAACTTCCGGAATCATTTTATTTCGTACCGATTGGCAAGCATATTTATCATTTTTCCAGGCTTTCGAATCAAAATCCGGAAAAGTAACTTTAGACCGACAACTTCCGGCTAAGGTCCAAATAATCAAACAAAAAGATAAGTGGTATAATAACTTTTTAGATAAAATCATTCATTTTTAAATTTAACTAACTACTTTAGATATAATGTTAAGTGAAAAACTTTTGCTTTGAAAGGACATTTTTCGGAACAAATTAAATAAAAAGCTGCGTTTGTCGTTCAGAAAATACATTTATTACTGGCTAATGGCTAAAAGATATATTTTTTACTTGTGCTTTGTTATTGTGAGTTTTTCTTATCCGGCTAATAGTTTTGCTCCGGGTTATTCAATTAAAAACAAATTCGAGGCAAAAAGCAGCTCCACTGATGAAATATCAGTAGCTGTTAAAACCCAAGCTTTCGAAACGCATTTGCATACTTTATTTACGCAAACCGGCTTAGACAAAGCTAATTTAGACTTTGTTCTTTTCCGGAAGGCCTTAGTAGGGTATTATAATATTCAAAGTAAACCCGGTAGTTTCATCAAACCCATTCTTTCCATTGTAGATTTTACTAAATCGAGCCGGCAAAAAAGGTTGTGGGTAATAGACCTGAAAAATCATAAATTATTGTTTAATACTTGGGTAGCGCACGGTAAAGGTACCGGCGATGAATTTGCCCGGGCTTTTTCTAATGAACCTAATTCTTTTAAAAGCAGTCTGGGTTTTTATTTAACAGCTCAAACGTATTTGGGTAAGCATGGCTTGTCTTTAAAGTTAAATGGTCTCGATCAAAATTATAACACCAATGCACTTGCCAGGGCCGTAGTAATCCATGGGGCCGATTACGTCAGTGCCAATTTTATTCAACGTTATGGTCGTCTGGGACGTAGTTTAGGGTGCCCGGCATTACCGCTAAAAGAAACGAAGCCCATTATCAATAAAATAAAAAATAATACTTG
Proteins encoded in this region:
- a CDS encoding murein L,D-transpeptidase catalytic domain family protein, with translation MAKRYIFYLCFVIVSFSYPANSFAPGYSIKNKFEAKSSSTDEISVAVKTQAFETHLHTLFTQTGLDKANLDFVLFRKALVGYYNIQSKPGSFIKPILSIVDFTKSSRQKRLWVIDLKNHKLLFNTWVAHGKGTGDEFARAFSNEPNSFKSSLGFYLTAQTYLGKHGLSLKLNGLDQNYNTNALARAVVIHGADYVSANFIQRYGRLGRSLGCPALPLKETKPIINKIKNNTCLYIYGSDKTYSSPYLTEASAIDSFAAQFFSLSAS